A single genomic interval of Synergistaceae bacterium harbors:
- a CDS encoding type II toxin-antitoxin system RelE/ParE family toxin, translated as MWKVALKKSVKNRLERIPNPDKERIKQAIRDLAEKPETLDIKPLKGRDGYRLRVGGWRLIMDVCRDERIFAVHTLESRGDVYKK; from the coding sequence ATGTGGAAAGTGGCACTGAAGAAGTCCGTAAAGAATAGGCTGGAACGCATACCTAACCCAGACAAAGAGCGCATCAAGCAGGCGATTCGCGATTTAGCAGAGAAGCCCGAAACTCTTGACATAAAGCCTCTCAAGGGACGTGATGGGTACCGCCTCAGAGTCGGGGGCTGGCGTTTGATTATGGATGTATGCCGCGATGAAAGAATCTTTGCAGTGCACACGCTGGAATCGCGCGGAGACGTGTACAAGAAATAG
- a CDS encoding bifunctional enoyl-CoA hydratase/phosphate acetyltransferase, translated as MEQIRSLSQLIEEATKLCAEKGRKRISVAMAEDAGLISAIEEARKMGLVEATLVGNPEKVKACIAEAGASESSYHIIPEMNEAACGIVAVTEVSSKRADIYMKGQLHTDNFLRGMLNKEVGLRVGKRAISHCYFHSVPGYDRVLFIADGAFNMYPDLKMKADIVQNTVNFARSLGVECPKVACLAAVEMVNPDMPCTLDATALVQMNARGQIKNCVVDGPLALDNAIDEEAARIKHIKSPVAGHADVLFVPQIEVGNALAKSISFFAKGSETAGLIIGAAAPVVLTSRADSPRAKLLSIAGAVMLAHHQSK; from the coding sequence ATGGAACAGATTCGTTCACTGTCGCAGTTAATCGAGGAAGCCACCAAGCTCTGTGCAGAGAAAGGCCGCAAGCGCATTTCCGTCGCTATGGCTGAGGACGCGGGGCTCATCTCCGCAATCGAGGAAGCCCGCAAGATGGGTCTCGTCGAGGCAACGCTCGTCGGCAACCCCGAGAAGGTCAAGGCCTGCATCGCCGAAGCAGGAGCCAGCGAGTCCAGCTACCACATCATCCCCGAGATGAACGAGGCAGCCTGCGGCATCGTCGCCGTAACCGAAGTGTCGTCCAAGCGCGCAGACATCTACATGAAGGGTCAGCTCCACACTGACAATTTCCTTCGCGGAATGCTCAACAAGGAAGTCGGCCTCCGCGTCGGCAAGAGAGCAATCTCACACTGCTACTTTCACTCAGTGCCGGGCTATGACCGCGTACTCTTCATCGCTGACGGCGCATTCAACATGTATCCTGACCTCAAGATGAAGGCTGACATCGTGCAGAACACCGTGAACTTCGCACGTTCGCTGGGCGTTGAGTGCCCTAAGGTTGCGTGCCTAGCCGCCGTTGAGATGGTCAATCCCGACATGCCCTGCACCCTCGACGCGACAGCACTCGTCCAGATGAACGCTCGCGGACAGATAAAGAACTGCGTCGTTGACGGGCCTCTCGCCCTCGACAACGCAATCGACGAGGAAGCCGCGCGCATCAAGCACATCAAGTCCCCCGTTGCAGGACACGCAGACGTTCTCTTTGTCCCGCAGATCGAGGTCGGCAACGCTCTGGCAAAGTCCATCAGCTTCTTCGCGAAGGGCAGCGAGACCGCAGGACTCATCATCGGCGCAGCAGCACCCGTAGTCCTCACCAGCCGTGCAGACTCACCGCGCGCAAAGCTCCTCTCAATCGCCGGTGCGGTAATGCTTGCACATCATCAGAGCAAGTAA
- a CDS encoding tripartite tricarboxylate transporter TctB family protein — translation MKKTDIGVCLAMYGVCAFFLYMTLQLPKAAQIYPSCVIALLAGLTTLHVVNMIRGAIREGVTSGLEDFKDFLPSQFFVLLAVIIIYLLIMPYIGFFPASILMMTVQLLFLRVKLWQIVLAEIAIFVLVYCAFTLFLEVRLPEGTLWEVWE, via the coding sequence ATGAAAAAAACCGACATCGGAGTCTGTCTCGCCATGTACGGGGTGTGCGCGTTCTTCCTGTACATGACGCTTCAGCTCCCGAAGGCCGCACAGATTTACCCCTCGTGCGTTATTGCCCTCCTCGCAGGGCTGACTACCCTTCACGTCGTCAACATGATTCGCGGCGCAATCCGTGAAGGTGTAACCAGCGGGCTCGAGGACTTCAAGGATTTTCTCCCGTCGCAGTTTTTTGTGCTGTTGGCTGTAATCATTATTTATCTGCTTATCATGCCATACATCGGCTTTTTCCCGGCAAGTATACTTATGATGACAGTTCAACTCCTGTTCCTGCGCGTAAAGCTGTGGCAGATAGTCCTCGCAGAAATCGCTATCTTCGTGCTGGTCTACTGCGCGTTCACGCTGTTCCTCGAGGTCCGGCTTCCTGAAGGCACGCTCTGGGAGGTGTGGGAATGA
- a CDS encoding ankyrin repeat domain-containing protein, giving the protein MKKAVVAVVLLLAAVSCAFADASSDLLRAARNEKVQITAKMLNKFLENGADINAKDSEGKTPLMLIAEYADAKTVRMFIEAGADVDATDEDEVTALMIAAEENFEHPDVVSLIIAAGADVDAQNEDGVTALMRAAEESSTNRDDDDDDDDD; this is encoded by the coding sequence ATGAAGAAGGCAGTTGTTGCGGTTGTTCTCCTGCTTGCGGCAGTGTCGTGCGCGTTTGCTGATGCTTCGTCAGACCTCCTCAGAGCCGCGCGCAATGAGAAGGTTCAAATCACGGCAAAGATGCTCAACAAGTTTCTCGAGAACGGTGCGGACATCAACGCTAAGGACAGCGAGGGGAAAACTCCGCTGATGCTCATCGCCGAATACGCGGACGCAAAGACTGTGCGCATGTTCATCGAGGCGGGAGCTGATGTAGACGCAACGGATGAAGACGAGGTTACCGCCCTGATGATTGCGGCGGAAGAGAACTTCGAGCACCCCGACGTGGTCAGCCTCATCATTGCCGCAGGAGCGGACGTTGACGCGCAGAACGAAGACGGGGTTACTGCCCTGATGAGGGCGGCGGAAGAGAGCAGCACGAATCGGGACGACGATGACGACGACGACGATGAT
- a CDS encoding peptidoglycan DD-metalloendopeptidase family protein encodes MRSDRGRQRDSYPNSGGNNRKKNSTGVSLGFCWGFGFVVCMTFGLASFLMFSAGHFDISPGSGVNAAWGDSEEDFSATRSLVHVEVTELEDIQDVPEIAAMYAEARSNMMEEFGPLPKYLSDYESITLSVHEPGTDVPVNDDEEEEEIIEVKTAQAPAEPKLAEEGPAWSEHVVKSGETLSDIAHEHGGITAQDVLRANGLKDANRLSENQLLLIPRDASKVEDTLDEVRTRQMRVAATKEKLEPIKTKNYIVTQGDSLWSIANSQNIELDTLVGSNTFKTSARLRPGAMLRIPNQEGIFYVLKKGETIEAVSKRYGVSMSKIRLVNADKNVASLKTGDEVFLPGARPEGLVEKHEPAKVADAKKPAPKQAKTAQKTPAQKTEKPSGGEVAVRKAKGGFRWPVMGRINSPFGWRQHPITKRKDFHTGIDIKANRNDPIKAAGSGKVIYSGWMGGYGKVLVIEHANGQSTLYAHCSTLLAGKGASVSSGQLVARIGTTGRSTGPHLHFEVRNGNSPVNPIKYLSR; translated from the coding sequence TTGAGATCAGATCGTGGGAGACAGCGGGACTCTTACCCCAACAGCGGGGGAAACAACCGCAAAAAGAACAGCACAGGCGTTTCACTGGGATTCTGCTGGGGGTTCGGCTTTGTAGTCTGCATGACGTTCGGGCTTGCATCGTTCCTGATGTTCTCTGCCGGACACTTCGACATCTCTCCTGGCAGCGGCGTTAATGCGGCTTGGGGCGACAGCGAAGAAGATTTTTCCGCGACAAGAAGCCTCGTTCATGTAGAAGTTACCGAGCTTGAGGATATTCAGGATGTGCCGGAGATTGCGGCGATGTATGCTGAAGCCAGAAGCAACATGATGGAGGAGTTCGGCCCGCTCCCTAAGTATCTGTCGGACTACGAGAGCATAACCTTGAGCGTCCACGAGCCGGGTACTGACGTGCCGGTGAACGATGACGAAGAAGAGGAAGAGATCATCGAGGTCAAGACCGCGCAAGCCCCCGCAGAACCTAAGCTCGCGGAAGAAGGCCCCGCGTGGTCGGAGCACGTCGTCAAGAGCGGCGAGACGCTCTCCGACATAGCGCACGAACACGGCGGCATCACAGCACAAGACGTTCTGAGGGCTAACGGCCTCAAAGACGCAAACAGGCTTTCCGAGAACCAGCTCCTATTAATCCCCAGAGACGCAAGCAAGGTTGAGGACACCCTCGACGAAGTCCGCACGCGCCAGATGAGGGTAGCCGCCACTAAGGAGAAACTCGAGCCCATCAAGACGAAGAACTACATCGTAACGCAGGGAGACTCCCTGTGGTCAATCGCTAACTCACAGAACATAGAGCTTGATACCCTCGTCGGAAGCAACACCTTCAAGACCTCCGCACGTCTGAGGCCAGGAGCAATGCTGAGGATTCCGAACCAGGAAGGAATCTTCTACGTCCTCAAGAAGGGTGAGACCATCGAGGCAGTCAGCAAGCGTTACGGAGTGAGCATGAGCAAGATTCGTCTGGTCAACGCAGACAAGAATGTCGCTTCGCTGAAGACCGGCGATGAAGTGTTCCTGCCCGGAGCACGTCCTGAAGGCCTCGTCGAGAAGCACGAGCCCGCCAAAGTCGCCGACGCAAAGAAGCCCGCGCCCAAGCAGGCCAAGACAGCGCAGAAGACTCCAGCACAGAAAACAGAGAAGCCTTCCGGCGGAGAAGTCGCTGTGCGCAAGGCTAAGGGAGGGTTCAGGTGGCCGGTCATGGGCAGAATCAACAGCCCGTTCGGCTGGAGGCAGCACCCCATCACGAAGCGCAAGGACTTCCACACAGGCATAGACATCAAGGCGAACAGGAATGACCCCATCAAAGCGGCAGGAAGCGGCAAGGTAATATATTCCGGCTGGATGGGAGGCTACGGCAAGGTGTTAGTTATCGAGCACGCCAACGGCCAGTCAACACTGTACGCGCATTGCAGTACGTTATTAGCAGGAAAGGGAGCGAGTGTGTCATCAGGGCAATTGGTGGCGAGAATCGGAACTACAGGACGTTCAACCGGTCCGCACCTTCATTTCGAGGTTCGCAACGGCAACAGCCCTGTAAACCCCATCAAGTACCTGAGCAGATAG
- a CDS encoding aminotransferase class IV family protein: MLLCYVGGKFVKPEEACLPLSDLIIQRGVGVFEAFASFGGKSLMLTPHMERFIASAKSSGIENIPDVEFMKNIVREGIAKCGKDVRVRTFLTGGDDFDVEKGCFPEPRFFVIFDEVGLLSEEARKRGVILEPVSFGRDNPEVKSVNYRATYKMPKEAYDILYCPGGEITECGHSNFFLICGDKIITAPLSRVLKGTTRAATIELARQEGYVVEERCPLWSELTGASEAFITGSMKLIVGVAKIGGITIADGKPGKVTQKLYELYKKYMEKWLE, from the coding sequence ATGCTGTTATGTTACGTTGGCGGAAAGTTTGTGAAGCCTGAGGAAGCGTGCCTGCCTCTCTCAGACCTGATAATACAGCGCGGAGTAGGAGTCTTCGAGGCGTTTGCGTCGTTCGGGGGAAAATCCTTGATGCTGACTCCTCACATGGAGAGGTTCATAGCGAGCGCGAAGAGTTCCGGCATAGAGAACATCCCTGACGTTGAGTTCATGAAGAACATTGTCCGCGAAGGCATCGCCAAGTGCGGCAAGGACGTTAGGGTACGTACGTTCCTGACAGGCGGAGACGACTTCGACGTGGAGAAGGGCTGCTTCCCTGAGCCGAGATTCTTCGTTATCTTCGACGAGGTCGGGCTGCTCTCTGAGGAGGCAAGAAAGCGCGGAGTTATCCTCGAGCCTGTTTCGTTCGGCCGCGACAACCCGGAAGTCAAGAGCGTGAATTACCGTGCGACGTACAAGATGCCCAAAGAAGCCTACGACATACTTTACTGTCCCGGCGGAGAGATAACCGAATGCGGGCACAGCAACTTCTTCCTGATCTGCGGGGACAAGATAATCACCGCGCCGCTTAGCCGCGTCCTGAAGGGCACAACGAGGGCTGCCACGATTGAGCTCGCGAGGCAGGAAGGCTACGTAGTCGAGGAGAGATGCCCTCTGTGGTCGGAGCTGACCGGCGCGTCGGAGGCGTTCATCACGGGGAGCATGAAGCTGATTGTCGGTGTCGCGAAGATCGGAGGCATCACTATAGCTGACGGCAAGCCCGGCAAGGTTACGCAGAAGCTCTATGAGCTCTACAAGAAATATATGGAGAAGTGGTTAGAGTAA
- a CDS encoding CTP synthase: protein MSKYVFVTGGVVSSLGKGITAGSIGTLLKKRGLKVSNLKIDPYLNVDAGTMNPFQHGEVFVTDDGAETDLDLGHYERFTDESLSERSSITTGKIYSHVIKKERRGDYLGGTVQVIPHITNDIQERIIKAGEGLDVLVVEIGGTVGDIEGQPFLEAIRQMAVRVGRDNVVYCHVTLIPYLEAAKELKTKPTQHSVQELRRIGILPNMLVCRTSRPMDDGMKHKIALFCDVPPEAVIELRDEPTIYRVPLSLHREGLDNLILTYLGLPCDTEPDLSDWEKASDRFMNSPETVNIALVGKYIQHKDAYLSVVEALYHAGIAHSVRVNIVSVEAEDLEKGDPAEILKFADGVLIPGGFGVRGVEGMILAAKYARENNVPLFGICLGMQMMVVEFARNVCRLSDAHSKEMNPATINPVIHLMEEQEGISDKGGTMRLGAYPCDLVEGTKSAQVYGTLHISERHRHRYEFNNAYRERLEKAGLKIAGVCTERNLVEIVELPEHIWYVGGQFHGEYKSRPARPHPLFDGFIEAAARYMRAKTKEA from the coding sequence ATGTCAAAATATGTATTCGTAACCGGCGGAGTAGTTTCGTCATTGGGCAAAGGCATAACAGCAGGGTCTATAGGTACGCTCCTCAAGAAGCGCGGCCTTAAGGTCTCGAACCTCAAGATAGACCCGTACCTCAACGTTGACGCAGGGACAATGAATCCGTTTCAGCACGGAGAAGTGTTCGTAACGGACGACGGAGCGGAGACGGATCTGGATCTTGGCCACTACGAGAGGTTCACTGACGAGAGTCTTAGCGAACGGAGCTCAATAACGACGGGTAAAATATATTCGCACGTCATCAAGAAGGAACGCAGAGGGGATTATCTCGGCGGAACGGTTCAGGTAATCCCGCACATAACGAATGACATTCAGGAGAGAATCATCAAGGCCGGCGAGGGTCTTGATGTTCTTGTTGTGGAGATAGGCGGAACTGTCGGGGACATTGAGGGTCAGCCGTTCCTCGAGGCAATCCGTCAGATGGCGGTACGCGTCGGGCGTGATAACGTGGTGTACTGTCATGTTACGTTAATCCCGTACCTTGAGGCCGCGAAGGAGCTCAAGACCAAGCCCACACAGCACAGCGTTCAGGAACTCCGCAGGATAGGCATTCTGCCCAACATGCTTGTGTGCCGTACGAGCCGCCCTATGGACGACGGAATGAAGCACAAGATTGCGCTGTTCTGCGACGTTCCGCCTGAAGCAGTCATTGAGTTACGGGACGAACCGACGATCTACAGAGTTCCGCTCAGCCTTCACAGGGAAGGGCTGGACAACCTCATTCTGACGTATTTAGGGCTTCCGTGCGACACAGAACCTGACCTCAGCGACTGGGAGAAGGCCTCTGACAGGTTCATGAACTCACCCGAAACGGTGAACATCGCGCTTGTCGGGAAATACATTCAGCACAAGGACGCGTACCTGAGCGTAGTAGAAGCTCTCTATCACGCGGGGATTGCGCATTCGGTGCGGGTGAACATCGTTTCCGTTGAAGCAGAAGACCTCGAGAAGGGAGACCCGGCGGAGATTCTGAAGTTCGCTGACGGAGTGCTGATACCCGGCGGGTTCGGCGTTAGGGGAGTTGAGGGGATGATTCTTGCGGCCAAGTATGCGCGCGAGAACAACGTCCCGCTGTTCGGTATATGTCTGGGAATGCAGATGATGGTCGTCGAGTTCGCCCGCAACGTCTGCCGTCTCTCTGACGCTCACAGCAAGGAGATGAACCCCGCAACCATCAACCCCGTGATTCACCTCATGGAGGAGCAGGAGGGCATCAGCGACAAGGGCGGGACAATGCGGCTCGGAGCTTACCCGTGCGACCTCGTAGAGGGCACGAAGAGCGCGCAGGTGTACGGGACTCTTCACATCAGCGAACGCCACAGGCATCGTTACGAGTTCAACAACGCCTACAGGGAACGCCTCGAGAAGGCTGGTCTGAAGATAGCGGGCGTGTGCACAGAAAGAAATCTCGTCGAGATTGTGGAGCTGCCGGAGCACATCTGGTACGTCGGAGGACAGTTTCACGGCGAGTACAAGTCAAGGCCTGCACGGCCTCACCCGCTGTTTGACGGGTTCATAGAGGCGGCGGCAAGATACATGAGAGCGAAGACAAAGGAGGCTTAA
- a CDS encoding threonine synthase: protein MGVLKHYRELLPITDKTPDVNLEEGMTPLIPLPRVSKRLGINLYGKFEGCNPSGSFKDRGMVLAVAKALEDGKRAVICASTGNTSASAAAYAASQGIPCFVLLPAGKVALGKLAQALMYGAKVIAVKGNFDRALELAREGAEKTGCAMVNSVNPYRLIGQRSGAWEICDVLGKAPDWHAIPVGNAGNISAYWAGYNEYKKLGKISSLPRMMGFQADGAAPLVYNKPCPNPETVATAIRIGNPVSAHLARAAVSESGGEFNAVTDEQILEAQRVLAAEGGVFAEPASCAPLAGLMKLKAEGRLPEGITVTMILTGNGLKDPDTAMSQVGRPIEINDTLDDLMRVLECR, encoded by the coding sequence ATGGGAGTACTTAAGCATTACAGGGAGCTTCTCCCCATCACCGACAAGACACCGGACGTAAACCTTGAAGAAGGAATGACACCTCTGATTCCTCTTCCGCGCGTAAGCAAACGTCTCGGGATTAACCTTTACGGCAAGTTCGAGGGCTGCAACCCGTCGGGCTCGTTCAAGGATCGCGGAATGGTCCTCGCAGTCGCCAAAGCCCTCGAGGACGGCAAGCGTGCGGTAATCTGTGCGTCAACCGGCAACACTTCAGCCAGCGCAGCAGCCTACGCGGCAAGTCAGGGCATCCCGTGCTTCGTGCTTCTCCCTGCGGGGAAGGTAGCTCTCGGCAAGCTCGCTCAAGCATTAATGTACGGCGCGAAAGTTATCGCGGTGAAGGGCAACTTTGACCGTGCACTGGAACTTGCCCGCGAAGGAGCAGAGAAGACCGGCTGTGCAATGGTCAACAGCGTCAACCCTTACCGTCTAATAGGCCAGAGATCAGGCGCGTGGGAGATCTGCGACGTTCTCGGCAAAGCTCCCGACTGGCACGCAATCCCCGTCGGAAACGCAGGCAACATCTCAGCGTATTGGGCGGGCTATAACGAGTACAAGAAGCTCGGCAAAATCTCTTCCCTTCCGCGAATGATGGGCTTTCAGGCCGATGGTGCAGCTCCACTCGTGTACAACAAGCCCTGTCCCAACCCCGAGACCGTCGCGACAGCAATCCGCATCGGCAACCCCGTAAGTGCCCACCTTGCACGCGCGGCAGTCAGCGAGTCGGGCGGAGAGTTCAACGCCGTAACAGACGAGCAAATTCTCGAGGCACAGAGGGTCTTGGCCGCAGAAGGCGGAGTTTTCGCCGAACCCGCATCATGTGCACCGCTCGCAGGCTTGATGAAGCTGAAGGCTGAGGGCAGACTTCCCGAAGGCATCACCGTAACAATGATTCTCACGGGCAACGGCCTTAAAGACCCTGACACAGCCATGAGCCAGGTCGGCCGTCCCATAGAGATTAACGATACCCTTGACGACTTAATGAGGGTGCTCGAATGCCGCTAA
- a CDS encoding bifunctional precorrin-2 dehydrogenase/sirohydrochlorin ferrochelatase, whose protein sequence is MDNTLTDNIARHPYFPMMIDLQGKHVFIAGGGRVASRRADTLLRCGALITAVSPVFSPAFPEAARRITRPFLPEDLTADFVLAVAATNSRETNALICSVAHALAIPVNVCDNKTECDFFFPSLISHDYAAVSVCTAGISASLTRRLSDKLRKVWDSWVREAKSPVL, encoded by the coding sequence ATGGACAACACACTCACAGATAATATAGCACGTCATCCCTACTTCCCGATGATGATTGACCTGCAGGGAAAACATGTCTTCATCGCCGGAGGAGGACGCGTTGCCTCGCGCCGTGCTGACACCCTCCTTCGCTGCGGAGCACTAATCACCGCCGTAAGCCCGGTGTTCTCGCCCGCCTTTCCGGAAGCCGCCCGCAGAATCACACGTCCCTTCCTGCCCGAAGACCTCACCGCAGATTTCGTCCTCGCCGTCGCCGCCACAAACAGCCGCGAAACCAACGCCCTCATCTGCTCCGTTGCACACGCGCTCGCAATCCCCGTCAACGTCTGCGACAACAAGACTGAATGCGACTTCTTCTTCCCATCCCTCATCAGCCACGATTACGCCGCTGTTTCAGTCTGCACCGCAGGAATTTCCGCATCTCTCACTAGAAGGCTCTCCGACAAACTGCGCAAGGTCTGGGATTCATGGGTCAGGGAGGCGAAAAGCCCTGTGCTATAA
- a CDS encoding homoserine kinase — translation MPLISLKVPATTANLGSGFDTLGMALSLYNIFTVSELLPQGEYTCEISGEGVDELKDAKKNMIVTSYLKACDEWGIEPQGFAFECCNAVPLNRGLGSSSTAVVAGVIIADFLGGKKHEEAELLRVMTKIEGHPDNVVPCCIGGMTVSCWDGESLRYVRLPALPDDLNVIAAVPDFEVHTEDARRILPESVPFRDAVFNVSHASILCAAWAMGRWDLLRVGMEDRLHQPHRAKLFPGSTGEKFFSEITNHPDCVANALSGSGPTMIAIVHGPAGKLSEAMCRIFTDGGAASHFFVLNCSPSGTVVL, via the coding sequence ATGCCGCTAATCTCCCTGAAAGTTCCCGCAACAACCGCGAATCTGGGCTCGGGCTTCGACACTCTTGGAATGGCTCTCAGCCTCTACAACATCTTCACGGTCAGCGAGCTTCTTCCTCAAGGCGAATACACCTGCGAGATTTCCGGCGAAGGAGTTGACGAGCTCAAGGACGCAAAGAAGAACATGATCGTAACAAGCTACCTCAAGGCTTGTGATGAATGGGGAATTGAGCCGCAGGGTTTCGCGTTCGAGTGCTGTAACGCCGTTCCTCTCAATCGCGGGCTCGGGAGTTCGTCGACTGCTGTTGTCGCGGGGGTAATTATCGCTGACTTTCTCGGCGGCAAGAAGCACGAGGAGGCAGAACTTCTCCGCGTCATGACCAAGATTGAGGGACACCCTGACAACGTCGTGCCCTGCTGTATCGGCGGAATGACCGTGTCCTGCTGGGACGGAGAGTCTTTGCGTTACGTGAGGCTTCCGGCGTTGCCCGATGATTTGAACGTTATTGCGGCTGTGCCTGACTTCGAGGTTCACACGGAGGACGCGAGAAGGATTCTTCCTGAGAGCGTGCCTTTCCGTGATGCGGTGTTCAACGTGAGCCATGCAAGTATCTTGTGTGCGGCGTGGGCAATGGGACGGTGGGACTTGCTGCGCGTCGGAATGGAGGACAGGCTTCATCAGCCTCACAGGGCGAAGCTCTTTCCCGGCAGTACGGGCGAAAAGTTCTTCAGCGAGATAACCAACCACCCCGACTGCGTGGCTAATGCTCTGTCTGGTTCAGGGCCGACGATGATCGCGATAGTTCACGGGCCTGCGGGAAAACTCTCTGAGGCGATGTGCAGAATTTTCACCGACGGAGGAGCCGCATCGCACTTCTTTGTGCTGAACTGCTCGCCCTCAGGAACTGTAGTACTATGA
- a CDS encoding tripartite tricarboxylate transporter substrate binding protein, translated as MKRFILALLVVALAVSCAYAWAPKKNVTVIVAYKAGSGTDNTARVLSKFATNTVGRTLVIQNLEGGSGSIGWTSLSMARPDGHTIGFVNLPTLCSNIVEQLGDYKIDDFVPICNHVNETSLVMVAKNSPFNTLGELVAFAKENPGKLKASTNGMKASNHIGAELLAKSAGFQYMAIPYGGTADQLLALRQGEVDFSVAKEADIAAMMSEVKVLGVFAENRMPSFQDVPTLGELGYYGKWYGSARAIVAPKGTPADVIAFYEEAFKKAMEDPEYIAAAEKAGVTTLYMNAEDTGKMIQQQYEFCTDEVAKLWE; from the coding sequence ATGAAGAGATTTATTCTCGCACTGCTGGTTGTCGCCCTTGCTGTGTCGTGTGCCTATGCGTGGGCTCCCAAGAAGAACGTTACCGTTATCGTCGCCTACAAGGCCGGAAGCGGCACGGACAACACCGCACGCGTCCTCTCGAAGTTCGCGACAAACACCGTAGGCCGCACCCTCGTCATCCAGAACCTCGAGGGCGGCTCAGGCTCAATCGGCTGGACTTCCCTCTCAATGGCACGTCCCGACGGACACACGATCGGCTTCGTCAACCTTCCTACACTGTGCTCAAACATCGTCGAACAGCTCGGAGACTACAAGATTGACGACTTCGTGCCCATCTGCAACCACGTCAACGAGACTTCCCTTGTAATGGTCGCCAAGAACTCGCCCTTCAACACACTCGGCGAGCTCGTTGCGTTCGCGAAGGAGAATCCCGGCAAGCTCAAGGCCTCGACCAACGGCATGAAGGCCAGCAACCACATCGGAGCTGAACTCTTGGCCAAGTCTGCGGGCTTCCAGTACATGGCGATACCTTACGGCGGAACGGCTGACCAGCTTTTAGCGTTGCGTCAGGGCGAGGTGGACTTCTCCGTCGCGAAAGAAGCAGACATCGCCGCAATGATGAGCGAGGTGAAGGTTCTCGGAGTGTTCGCGGAAAACAGAATGCCGTCGTTCCAGGATGTTCCGACGCTAGGGGAGCTCGGGTACTACGGCAAGTGGTACGGAAGCGCGAGGGCTATCGTGGCACCGAAGGGTACACCGGCGGACGTGATTGCGTTCTACGAGGAAGCGTTCAAGAAGGCGATGGAAGACCCCGAGTACATCGCGGCGGCGGAGAAGGCAGGAGTTACGACGCTGTACATGAATGCTGAGGACACCGGCAAGATGATTCAGCAGCAGTACGAGTTCTGCACCGACGAAGTGGCGAAGCTCTGGGAGTAA